aaaaaaacccacatagcAGCACTATGTATTAACTCACAAAGGGGAAAAGCAGTAGTCCATGACCACTCAAAATGGCTTATCagttaaagtaaaacaaaaacaaaaaccaaaaccaaaaaacggctgagcgtggtggctcacgcctgtaatcccagcactttgggaagccaaggtgggcagatcacgaggtcaggagatcgagaccatcctggctaacactgtgaggtggcaggcgcctgtagttccagctacttgggaggctgaggcaggagagtttgcagtgagcggagatcgcgccactgcactccagcctgggtgacagagctagactccatctcagaaaaaaacccaaaaaaacaaaccaaaaaaacaaaaacaaaacaaaacacacacacacacacacacacacacattcacagacccaaaaacaaagaaaacattatttttcaataCCATCTACaacacaaaattcaaaattaatttataatgcTTTCTTTCTTAATGCAAAATATGCCCATCTTTATATATACTAATGTTACTACACACAACTGTTTCTGTATTTAACAGTCTTCTATTTATGTGTTGAGCTTATACTTGTGAAGAGTTCCAGGTTGGCAGGCACATGGGTAGCTTCTTTTCTGTGAAATTAAACAGTTTTAACACTGAATAGAAAATGTTCCACTGCCATTTCAACACTTATTAATCGTTGCATTGATGCTTAAATCGCCATTTTCTGCAAAATGCAGTGCAGTGTTGCCACCAAAGATTAAGCAGTCTCTATTCTTAATGGTTTTTGCTATGTCCTCATGAATAGGTAGAGGAGTCGCTTCCCAAGTCAGTTGTCGCCGATGACCCTTTAGCTCAAGTCGGTAAGTAAAATTTTCAGCTTCCTTGCGTGTTCCTATCAGCTGTACAGTTGCGAAGAACTGCTGGTCGCCATTGTGATCCTCCTGTTTCTGCAAAACTAACATGAAGTGAAAACCGTAACAGGACTGTATCATAACCCAATCGAAAGCGCCAGCAAGATGAATGTTGGTAGCAAGGAAAATTATATCCTCTCCCTCTATTGTTGTAATGCACTTATGCATATTCGTCAGATGAGGCATTATAGCATCCACAGTGCCTTGCCATTTACAGGGAGTACCAGGGCACAGGCAGGGATAAAGCCTAAACTTACAGACTTCTTCGTGATctgctttttctgtgtgtggCAGAGTTATTTCACATCCCAAACAGGCGTATCTACACGGGAAAAGTACAAAGTCAGCCACTTTCTCCATAGCCAAGTTGCGAATGAATCCCAAGGGGCCTCGGCAAATTGGACAAGATATGAGTTTTGAATGGCAGCTGCTACAAACAAGATGGCCTCTCGGACACTGAAGAATTGGTGGTAACGCGTAGTCTAAGCAAACCGGACACTGGAAGAAACTTGCCAAGTCAATGCTGGATCTAGTCGTGTCAGACTGGGCAGGCGCCTTACCGGGTGGCGACGAGGTATCCAATGAAGCAGTCTGTTCGCTCATTTCTGCAGCTGGAGAGCTCGCCTCAGACCCCAGTCCCGTCACCAACGTATTCTGTCACCAATCACTCCAACAATGCCACCGTGGACAGTGCCACTGCCTGCCTCTTTGCAGTGGCGAAACAAACGGGACACCCTGGGCCTCCTCAGTCACGCTACAGAATGCCTCTAGCAAGGGTCGCCCGCTTCCCCACCAGCCGCCATCACCTCGTGAGTGCTCAAGCTTGGCGCCTCACCGGCTAATGTCATCTCGCGAGTCCTCGAGCCTGGCTTCCCACTGGCCACTGTCATCTCACGAGACTTCAAGCCTGGCTCCCCACTGGCCACCGTCATCTCGGGAGTCCTGGAGCCCGCCTCCCCACCGGCCACCCTCATCTCGTGAGTCCTCGAGCCCGCTGTGtgttacttgtttttcttttttttttttgagatggtgtttcgctcttgtcacccaggctggagtgcaatggcgccatcttggctcactgcagcctctgcctcctggaggtGATTGtttaccttagcctcctgagtagctgggattacaggcactaccaccacacccagctaatttttgtatttttagtagagactgggtttgactatgttggccagaatggtctcagtctcttgacctcatgatccgccccccttgacctcccaaagtgctgggattacaggcgtgaggcaccctGCTGGGTGCGCGCACGCGCACGCgcgtgtgtgagatggagtctccctctgtcgcccaggctggagtgcaatggcgcgatcttggctcactgcaacctctgtctcccagattcaagtgattctcctgcctccctgcctctgcctcctgagtagctgggattacaggtgcgggccaccgagcccggctaatttttatatttttagtagagacaggggtttcaccatattggtcaggctggtctcgaactcctgagctcgtgatctgtgtgcctcagcctcctaaattaccgggattacaggtatgagccaccacacccggcccgtGCATTACTTTCTAACAGAAGCTCTcactatttacaaataaatagctTGAGAATTGCTTACTAAGTCCTAGAGATCAAACCAGAACTTACTGCTTTAGGTTTGTTTTTGATGCTATCATTACCAATTAAACTttcatttgaatatttataaatgagaTTCAACATTCAGGGATTTTCTCTCAGTAGCAGATGgttttatgcctgtaatctcaactatcaggaggctgaggcaggagaatcgcttgaacccaaaagacagaggttgcagtgagccaagatcacgccattgcactccagcctgggcaacaagagtgaaacactgtccaaaaaaaaaaaaaaaaaaaaataattaaaaaataatttcttcaaaattttgttttaaaatgaaatatattatctTGAACTTCATTTTATACAGTAGTCTTTGAAACTCactctttttaatcttttggaAGATTGCCTACAgagtatttaaattatttttctagagtTTCATGTCCTCCATCTCTTCAAAAATGAATATACACAgatataaatttgtatatatgcacacatagaaTGGGCATATATCTACTATAGGCAATGTACTATAAATATGTGCATTCAAATGAGTCTGCTTTATCCCACAAAAGCCAGATGATAAATTAAGAAAGCATTTCAGAGCACTGAGAAAAATAGGTCAATAATTGTCTTCAGATAAATTGAatgggaaagaagggggaaaaaaagacagcttggcaccgtgactcacacctgtaatcccaggactttgggaggctggtggattacaaggtcaggagttcaagaccagcgtggacaacatggtgaaaccccatctctactaaaaatacaggcatgtggtggcacatgcctgtaatcccagctactcaggaggctgaggcaagagaatcgcttgaacttgggaagcagaagttgcagtgagccaagatcacgccattgcactctagcctgggtgacagagagtctgtctcaaaaaaaaaaaaaaaaaaactaaagactaTTAATGAAAAATTTTGCTACAACGGTAATTAATGCATGTTTTACTGTTATTTATTGcataaaaaaatctcaaaaaaacttggataggaagaaaaagtaatttaatcTTAAAGCAGCACATTGTTACTACTAttgtttataattcttttttaacatttgttgATTGTTTATAAATGGCCATAACATTTAAATACATTGATGAAATAATCTCACTTCTtggaatttatcttaaaaaatatatatatatataaaattttttgagacagagtttcactcttgttgcccaggttggaatgcaatggtgcagtcttgggtcactgcaacctctgcctcctcagttcaagcgattatcctgcctcagcctcctgagtagctgggattacaggcacctgcaactatgcccagctaatttttatatatttttaagtacagatggggtttcaccacattggccaggctggactcgaactcctgacgtcaggtaatccacccaccttggcctcccaaagtgctaggattataggcatgagtcactgcacctggccaagaaaatatttcaaacataagcAATATAGATTAAGAAACTTTTGTTGTTAGTACTAGTATGGTCCAGACCTTGCCTCATCATATTTTTGGTATCTGAAAAAGCTATTTTCcaaaaatttatattataattgGAAAAGTTTTAAACTTACATATATATGATTTCTGTTGACTTTCAATTTATCCTTTTAGATATCCTAAATTGAAATAACATCTGCTTGAAATgacagatatttccatttccttttctttttataattaattaaggTATAGATGATATACAAAATACAGCACATATTTAATTAAACAATTCTGTGAGTTTGAACATAGGcatacacctgtgaaaccatcatcacaatcaaggtAATAGACATATTCATCGCTCCCAAAAGTTTCTTTGTGctcatttgtgttttgttagtttttgtggtaagaacacattGTAAGATCTactcttaataaatgttttaaatgcacaatgaaatattaactaaaggcacaatgttgtacaatGCTGGGTCCGTCCCATAGACCCTGGCCAAGTGACAGATGAAAGGAGTAC
This genomic stretch from Chlorocebus sabaeus isolate Y175 chromosome X, mChlSab1.0.hap1, whole genome shotgun sequence harbors:
- the LOC103231785 gene encoding E3 ubiquitin-protein ligase SIAH1-like — translated: MSEQTASLDTSSPPGKAPAQSDTTRSSIDLASFFQCPVCLDYALPPILQCPRGHLVCSSCHSKLISCPICRGPLGFIRNLAMEKVADFVLFPCRYACLGCEITLPHTEKADHEEVCKFRLYPCLCPGTPCKWQGTVDAIMPHLTNMHKCITTIEGEDIIFLATNIHLAGAFDWVMIQSCYGFHFMLVLQKQEDHNGDQQFFATVQLIGTRKEAENFTYRLELKGHRRQLTWEATPLPIHEDIAKTIKNRDCLIFGGNTALHFAENGDLSINATINKC